The region GAGAACTGATAAAACAGACGGTTCAGAGAAAGGAAAAATTCCTTCTGATCATAGATGAACTGGACAAGGAGAAGAAGGAAGACGTTCTCAGGGTGATAGATTCGATAAAGAATTTCATCATCATGGAAAATTTCGTTGTTGTTCTCTCTCTTCCCTTTTCGATATACCGGGAGTACGCCGCCGACAGACTGAGATGGAACGAAGCAGGAAATCTGGAAAACATATTCACAGACATCGTTTTTGTTGAACCTCTGAAGAAACTTGAGATCAAAGAGTTGATCATCAAAAGACTTGGATCCTACATTGAACTCATCGAAGACGAAGTGCTCGATGTAGTGGCCGATTTTTCCGATGGAAACCCAAGAGATGGTCTGTGGATACTGACAAAGGCAATCTACAACAATATTCACAAAGAAAGGTTGAGTAAAGAGGATCTAATCAACTCGATCAACAGAACGATAGCAGAGTACACCGGATTAACCCTGAGCCTGACAGAAAACCAGAAAAAGGCCATCCGAGTCCTGAGAGGTTCTGTTTACTCCAGAGAAAAGATCATAGAAACACTCCAAAAAGAAGGCTTCAAGCGAACAACGGCGTATTCAGTCATGGATCAACTCCTTCAAAAGCGAATACTCCTTGCTGAAAAAGAAGGTTACAGGATCTCTGGAAAGTTTTGGTATGTGGAGATTTGACGGTTTGTCGAATCCGTTCAGCCTCTGTCGAGTTTGTCGACGATGTCGAGATAGAGTGAGATCTAGGACTTTTCGTATCTTTTTTGTATAACCCTGTCGATTATTAACGTTGTCAATCAGTGTTTTTGAAGAATGGTGTTATTTAGAAATTCAGAACAAATTGTAACATTATTTAAACATAAATCACTGAGATAATTCAAGTGAATTAACTGCAGGGGGTGAAGCGAATAAAAGCAAGGGAAATTCAAAAGAAGTGGAGTCCCTTTAAAGAAGAGAAGATTAAAGACGTACCAGATGTATTTGGTGTGTATGAACTGGCAGATGAAAATAGAGAAATTGTTTACATTGGTCATGGAAAGCTCAAAGAGCGTCTTAGTGAGCATTTTAGAAAAAAGACCTGTCCAGGGGCAAGGTTCTTCAGGTATGAAAAAACATCTAACAAAGAGAGGGCTGAAGAGAGAGAAAAAGCCCTGCTGAAGAGATTTGAAAAGGAGAACAAAAGACTGCCAGAGTGCAACAAACGGCTTGGTTGATCTTTTCTAATAAGTGGAGGGGATATAGTCATTCAAATTCAGGCTAAAACCCCTATATGGACAGGAAATATCGATTCAAAAAGTGATACTATTCAGCCAACCGGAATAATGGGTTCCCTCCGATGGTGGACAGAAGATCTCCTCAGAGGTATGAATGATTTTGCGTGTGATCCCACTGGCAAAACAATATGCCCTGGTGATGAATAAGAAAGAGCTTTTCAAAAAGTGTGTCTAATGAACTTCTCAATGAACTCAGAGGGAGTGTATATTTCTATTCCCTTCACGTTCTCGAAATGTTTTCTGTTTCCTGTTATGATAGGTGCTTTTGCTGAAAAAGCAACTTCCAGAAAGGGAAGATCGGACTCGTCGAGTGGATCTATTCTAAGAGGTGATGGTACTACAAATACAGACTTTCTTTTTATGAAATCCAAGAGTATTTTCACATACTCCTTAGGAAAAGAAAACTTTGGACTTAGAAGAACTCTTTCATACTCATCGTATATTCTGGAATCAATACAGAGTATGAGCTTTCCATCCAGGACAAGATTGAGAATATGGGCAGGTCTGCCGTGTGGAT is a window of Pseudothermotoga elfii DSM 9442 = NBRC 107921 DNA encoding:
- the cmr1 gene encoding type III-B CRISPR module RAMP protein Cmr1 gives rise to the protein MQAKTPIWTGNIDSKSDTIQPTGIMGSLRWWTEDLLRGMNDFACDPTGKTICPGDE
- a CDS encoding AAA family ATPase; protein product: MKRTVADLLSVLVDRPLREGESEYLVDRAREINYLNSIALHQPFGIVGVSGETGIGKTTVLNFVNPEGVFTVRVNISLRDSMESILYDLLHSLALSLEKVEGVSDLAKEVRKWITDEVSTIKGFSLGVSFGVNASLTHEKSIRPRFNFFEAREKLGELIKQTVQRKEKFLLIIDELDKEKKEDVLRVIDSIKNFIIMENFVVVLSLPFSIYREYAADRLRWNEAGNLENIFTDIVFVEPLKKLEIKELIIKRLGSYIELIEDEVLDVVADFSDGNPRDGLWILTKAIYNNIHKERLSKEDLINSINRTIAEYTGLTLSLTENQKKAIRVLRGSVYSREKIIETLQKEGFKRTTAYSVMDQLLQKRILLAEKEGYRISGKFWYVEI
- a CDS encoding DUF7508 domain-containing protein; the encoded protein is MKRIKAREIQKKWSPFKEEKIKDVPDVFGVYELADENREIVYIGHGKLKERLSEHFRKKTCPGARFFRYEKTSNKERAEEREKALLKRFEKENKRLPECNKRLG
- a CDS encoding putative toxin-antitoxin system toxin component, PIN family is translated as MKVVVDTNVLVSGIINPHGRPAHILNLVLDGKLILCIDSRIYDEYERVLLSPKFSFPKEYVKILLDFIKRKSVFVVPSPLRIDPLDESDLPFLEVAFSAKAPIITGNRKHFENVKGIEIYTPSEFIEKFIRHTF